One stretch of Schizosaccharomyces pombe strain 972h- genome assembly, chromosome: III DNA includes these proteins:
- the ucp12 gene encoding ATP-dependent RNA helicase Ucp12: MGSKGKKGKSSEVNLETSKNKEKNIKGKKKNSLDPIEKNKQETAGLQTTSRPTAKQLVGGSSWTGKIPVVLLNEHCQRSKWEKSDVKVRQTKSKNYIFTSVVLAKKDPKNPSILDHVSLIPPKSYYENGYFPEKETLVEARNVGAVYALHRIMSHKSLQHALPPEHRNIWFDMEKQKKEELKNKHSWLYNEDPFKAAKELQAARASSAAKPPPKASQKNEKVSLTSIKNTSLSHFSKFNFKYALPIHMSLENRRSLENLFRNMNTWDILEDTKNLEPDTSIVNDLISLGFRDIHAKEACQYCVSLEDALEWLIIHVPEDDLPTRFLPSDYTTGISVQNLNSANLAIHYNAKRISETGYSFDLCFSTLQTFENNIQISSEYLQQHLIGESFDGNISLEPNSTEWDDDVSALQSILDNKVSKIENGCRVRIDYPTSEFGELFVDFRRPARSYPAHIPLMSLSSTKRMASYIKLSILKKMVVYAMDLRGECMLSWLYNHLQENIEDFLQNIGSLLNISAATIGVSLSSQNKSAPTAKKNNSFKPKLFRRSRELSEKLCNNWSERVKSPSYQLKVREREKLPAWESRRKIMDAIQHSQVVVISGETGSGKSTQVVQFILDHYLSSGEKDLQTVVCTQPRRISAISLAERVAFERDTTVGKEVGYSVHGEKSISKETLLEFCTTGLLLRRIQQHGLGFLSTLSCVVVDEVHERSIENDILLTLLKLVISRIPNLKVILMSATVNSDTFKYYFGNAGHLHIHGRTFPIKDYYIEDFAPKLNEDDDEEDVPRRKKKEYEIDYHLISRLVSSIDAELGSSSGSILVFLPGVSNIARCIREIKSKDGSKFEVLPLHASLNTSEQRRCFKTYTKRKIICATNIAETSITIDDVVAVIDSGRVKQIDYDVERDLVTFKETWASRAACQQRRGRAGRVKKGICYKLYTRGFEEKGMLGQTPPEVLRTALSQVCLNVVPLVKRFSSAGNSVNQGSIKKFMNSLIDPPNDATVDLALKKLIQVGALTVSEDLTGLGEYLVSLPIDLKLGKLLVFGSIFGYLEPALTITAILSTKSPFLGDDEAREIRSKQSQGWGDVLADARVYHNWLEILETRGVKKTVQWCEEMHLHYTTLQQIRQNRNELSEAAQLLELTTKKLTGNFDWYSTENLTVLSTLIAAALSPNVVKCVYPDKKFVASFSGSLEMEQEARLTKFYDQNNQRLFIHPSSTMFVNSPNASRCTFVAYEQKVETTKPFLRNCTPINTYGMILLGANDILIDPLGKGLILDQAYCIKAWPKVVILLKMLKRCLDASLHERLESSSGLNYESEIHQCIRTLIAGNGV; this comes from the exons ATGGGttcaaaaggaaaaaagggaaaatCATCGGAGGTTAATTTagaaacttcaaaaaacaaggaaaaaaatatcaaagggaaaaagaaaaactcaCTTGATccaattgaaaaaaataaacaggAAACAGCAGGCCTGCAAACGACTTCACGTCCTACTGCCAAACAGTTAGTAGGAGGAAGCTCTTGGACTGGAAAAATTCCTGTCGTTTTACTAAATGAACATTGCCAAAGAAGTAAATGGGAGAAAAGTGATGTTAAGGTG AGGCAAACcaaatctaaaaattacatttttacTTCTGTCGTACTTGCTAAGAAGGACCCAAAAAACCCTTCGATATTAGACCATGTATCTCTGATTCCTCCCAAGTCCTATTATGAGAATGGCTACTTTCCTGAAAAAGAAACGTTAGTGGAAGCACGAAATGTTGGCGCCGTTTATGCTTTGCATCGA ATAATGTCTCATAAATCATTACAACATGCCCTTCCACCTGAACATCGGAATATATGGTTTGATATGgagaaacaaaagaaggaagagctaaaaaataagcacAGCTGGCTTTACAATGAAGATCCCTTCAAAGCAGCCAAAGAACTACAGGCAGCACGCGCTTCTTCAGCTGCCAAACCACCGCCAAAAGCATCtcagaaaaatgaaaaggtCTCTTTGACATCTATCAAAAACACAAGCCTTTCACACTTCTCAAAgttcaatttcaaatatgCTCTTCCTATTCACATGAGTCTTGAAAATCGTCGCTCTCTAGAGAACCTTTTTCGCAATATGAACACGTGGGATATACTAGAggatacaaaaaatttagagcCCGATACTTCTATTGTTAatgatttaatttctttagGTTTTCGAGACATTCATGCTAAAGAAGCTTGTCAGTACTGTGTTTCCCTTGAAGATGCTTTAGAGTGGCTAATCATTCATGTTCCAGAAGACGATCTTCCTACAAGATTTCTTCCTTCTGATTATACAACAGGAATATCTGTTCAGAATCTAAATTCAGCGAATCTGGCCATTCACTACAACGCTAAAC GGATTTCGGAGACGGGCTATAGCTTTGACTTATGTTTTTCTACTCttcaaacttttgaaaataacaTTCAAATTAGTTCAGAGTACTTACAGCAGCATCTAATTGGTGAAAGCTTTGATGGGAATATATCTTTGGAACCAAATAGTACCGAATGGGATGATGATGTTAGTGCTTTGCAATCTATTTTGGATAATAAGGTCTCAAAAATAGAGAATGGATGTAGAGTGCGTATTGACTACCCGACTAGTGAATTTGGTGAGCTTTTCGTCGATTTTAGAAGGCCTGCCCGTTCGTATCCTGCACACATTCCTTTAATGTCTCTATCCTCTACAAAAAGAATGGCATCCTATATTAAGTTGAGTATTCTTAAAAAGATGGTTGTTTACGCAATGGATCTTAGAGGTGAATGCATGTTATCCTGGTTGTATAATCATCTTCAGGAAAATATTGAAgactttttacaaaatattgGAAGCTTACTAAATATTTCAGCTGCAACAATTGGTGTCTCTTTATCCTCTCAAAACAAGTCTGCGCCGACTGCCAAAAAGAATAACAGTTTCAAGCCAAAATTATTTCGCCGTTCGCGCGAATTATCTGAAAAATTATGTAATAACTGGAGTGAGAGGGTTAAAAGTCCTTCATATCAATTAAAAGTTCGTGAACGTGAGAAACTCCCTGCATGGGAATCAAGGAGAAAAATTATGGACGCCATACAGCATTCTCAAGTTGTTGTTATAAGTGGTGAAACTGGTAGTGGAAAATCAACACAAGTAGTTCAATTTATCTTGGACCATTATCTTTCTTCTggagaaaaagatttgCAAACAGTTGTTTGTACACAGCCAAGGAGAATATCTGCGATAAGTTTGGCGGAAAGAGTTGCCTTCGAACGTGATACAACTGTTGGAAAAGAAGTTGGTTACAGTGTACATGGTGAAAAATCCATATCTAAAGAAACCCTTCTTGAGTTTTGCACTACAGGTTTGCTTCTTAGAAGAATTCAGCAACATGGTCTAGGCTTTTTGAGTACTTTATCTTGTGTTGTTGTAGATGAAGTACATGAAAGATCCATCGAAAATGATATACTCTTAACACTTTTGAAACTAGTAATTTCTCGTATCCCAAATTTGAAAGTCATTTTGATGAGTGCCACGGTGAACTCCGATACattcaaatattattttggaaatgCTGGTCATTTACATATTCACGGCCGTACTTTTCCGATCAAGGATTACTACATTGAGGATTTTGCGCCTAAGCTaaatgaagatgatgaCGAGGAAGACGTTCccagaagaaagaaaaaagaatatgaaattgattatcATCTTATTTCTAGACTTGTTAGTTCTATTGATGCTGAACTTGGTTCCTCTAGTGGTTCTATATTGGTTTTCCTTCCCGGTGTCTCAAACATAGCTCGTTGTATTCgtgaaataaaatcaaaagacGGCTCAAAATTTGAGGTCCTCCCATTACATGCCTCTTTGAATACTTCGGAGCAAAGGAGATGTTTCAAAACATACACAAAGCGGAAGATCATATGTGCAACAAATATTGCGGAGACTTCAATTACTATTGATGATGTTGTTGCCGTTATTGACAGCGGCAGAGTTAAGCAAATTGATTATGATGTTGAACGAGATCTGGTGACTTTTAAAGAGACTTGGGCCTCAAGAGCTGCTTGTCAACAACGCCGGGGTCGGGCGGGTCGTGTTAAGAAAGGAATATGTTATAAGTTATATACAAGAggatttgaagaaaaaggaatgcTAGGCCAAACACCTCCCGAAGTTTTACGGACGGCTTTAAGTCAGGTTTGTCTTAACGTAGTTCCTTTGGTCAAGAGATTTTCTTCTGCTGGTAATTCTGTGAACCAGGGttcaatcaaaaaatttatgaacAGCCTTATTGATCCACCGAATGATGCAACGGTAGACCttgctttgaaaaaactaATTCAAGTCGGTGCTCTCACCGTGTCAGAAGATTTAACTGGTTTAGGAGAATACTTA gTGTCATTACCCATAGATCTAAAGCTTGGAAAGCTTTTGGTGTTTGGTTCGATCTTTGGATATTTGGAACCTGCGCTTACTATTACAGCTATTCTCTCTACAAAGTCTCCTTTCTTAGGAGACGATGAAGCTAGGGAAATAAGGAGTAAACAAAGTCAAGGATGGGGAGATGTTTTGGCTGATGCTCGAGTATATCACAACTGGCTCGAAATACTAGAAACCAGGGGTGTAAAGAAAACAGTTCAGTGGTGTGAAGAGATGCATCTTCATTACACAACGTTACAACAAATTCGACAGAATCGAAACGAATTGAGCGAAGCTGCACAGCTACTTGAACTAACTACTAAAAAGCTGACTGGTAACTTTGATTGGTATTCAACTGAAAACCTGACTGTTCTATCGACTCTAATTGCTGCTGCTTTAAGTCCCAATGTTGTGAAATGTGTTTATCctgataaaaaatttgttgctTCATTTTCTGGATCGCTTGAAATGGAGCAGGAAGCTCGCCTGACGAAGTTTTATGATCAAAACAACCAAAGGTTATTCATACATCCTTCAAGTACTATGTTTGTTAATTCTCCAAATGCTTCAAGATGTACGTTCGTGGCATATGAGCAAAAGGTAGAAACCACGAAACCTTTCCTTAGAAATTGTACACCTATCAATACATATGGAATGATTTTGCTGGGAGCAAATGATATACTCATTGATCCTCTTGGTAAGGGATTAATACTTGATCAAGCATATTGCATTAAAGCGTGGCCTAAAGTcgttattttattaaaaatgctAAAAAGATGTCTTGATGCCTCATTACATGAGCGATTGGAATCTTCGTCGGGGTTAAACTACGAAAGTGAAATACATCAATGTATTCGTACTCTGATTGCAGGCAACGGTGTTTAG
- a CDS encoding ATP-binding cassette protein: MARGKRSTQRDADLELESLQSEIESESPQPVTKSKAKKNKKKLNKASAFNSDNDSNYDLKPEDDEVDEEVVPVKKKPSKKSKKAKANAFEAFADEQSVEEEEEEDSEKPVRKNKKSSKKASPKNAFDALADDMDDLSLDEEESESSEKSKKKKKKSKSKDDGSEALDDGDIESSEKDKKKKKKSKENDDAPKKDRKTRKKEEKARKLASMLESENKDNDANAAPLNKTDAFKDGLPSGRLIFAYASGQKVAPDGSNPADGITVTGNLLSPPNSRDLQVEKLSVSAWGKLLIKDSELNLINGRRYGLIAPNGSGKSTLLHAIACGLIPTPSSLDFYLLDREYIPNELTCVEAVLDINEQERKHLEAMMEDLLDDPDKNAVELDTIQTRLTDLETENSDHRVYKILRGLQFTDEMIAKRTNELSGGWRMRIALARILFIKPTLMMLDEPTNHLDLEAVAWLEEYLTHEMEGHTLLITCHTQDTLNEVCTDIIHLYHQKLDYYSGNYDTFLKVRAERDVQLAKKARQQEKDMAKLQNKLNMTGSEQQKKAKAKVKAMNKKLEKDKQSGKVLDEEIIQEKQLVIRFEDCGGGIPSPAIKFQDVSFNYPGGPTIFSKLNFGLDLKSRVALVGPNGAGKTTLIKLILEKVQPSTGSVVRHHGLRLALFNQHMGDQLDMRLSAVEWLRTKFGNKPEGEMRRIVGRYGLTGKSQVIPMGQLSDGQRRRVLFAFLGMTQPHILLLDEPTNALDIDTIDALADALNNFDGGVVFITHDFRLIDQVAEEIWIVQNGTVKEFDGEIRDYKMMLKQQIAKEREEERRIELEKQKK, encoded by the coding sequence ATGGCTAGGGGAAAGCGTTCAACTCAACGTGATGCTGATTTGGAGCTTGAAAGCTTACAAAGTGAGATTGAGAGTGAAAGCCCTCAACCTGTAACTAAATCCAAAGCAAAgaagaacaaaaagaaactgAATAAAGCAAGTGCTTTCAATAGTGATAACGACTCCAATTATGATCTGAAGCCGGAAGACGATGAAGTAGATGAGGAAGTTGTTCCtgtgaaaaaaaagccttctaaaaaatctaaaaaggCCAAGGCTAATGCTTTTGAAGCTTTTGCTGATGAACAAAGCgttgaagaagaggaagaagaggaCTCCGAAAAGCCAGTTCGcaagaataaaaaatctagCAAAAAGGCTAGTCCTAAGAATGCATTTGATGCACTTGCTGACGACATGGACGATCTCTCTCTAGATGAGGAAGAGAGTGAGTCAtctgaaaaatcaaagaagaagaaaaagaagtcaAAATCTAAGGATGATGGGAGTGAAGCTTTGGATGATGGAGATATTGAATCATCTGAAAAGgataagaaaaagaaaaagaaatctaaAGAGAACGATGATGCTCCTAAAAAAGATAGAAAGACTCGcaaaaaagaggaaaaggCTCGTAAACTCGCTAGTATGTTGGAAAGCGAAAACAAGGACAACGACGCAAATGCTGCTCCTTTGAATAAAACCGACGCGTTTAAAGATGGTCTTCCAAGTGGCCGCCTTATTTTTGCATACGCTTCTGGTCAAAAAGTCGCCCCTGATGGTAGTAACCCTGCAGATGGTATTACAGTCACCGGGAACTTATTAAGTCCTCCAAATAGTCGTGACCTACAGGTTGAAAAACTTTCCGTTTCTGCATGGGGAAAGCTTCTAATTAAAGATTCAGAgttgaatttaattaatggTCGCCGTTACGGCTTAATTGCGCCGAATGGTAGTGGTAAGTCCACGTTACTTCATGCAATTGCTTGTGGCTTGATCCCTACTCCTTCCTCTTTggacttttatttattggaCCGTGAATATATTCCCAACGAACTTACTTGCGTTGAAGCAGTTTTGGATATCAATGAACAAGAGCGTAAACATTTGGAAGCAATGATGGAGGACTTGCTTGATGATCCTGATAAAAATGCTGTAGAATTAGATACTATTCAAACACGCTTAACGGACCTTGAAACAGAGAATAGTGATCATCGTGTATATAAAATTCTCCGTGGTCTTCAATTCACTGACGAAATGATTGCCAAACGCACCAACGAACTAAGTGGTGGTTGGAGAATGCGTATTGCCTTGGCTcgtattttgtttattaagCCCACTCTGATGATGCTTGATGAACCTACAAACCACTTGGACTTGGAAGCTGTTGCATGGTTAGAAGAATATTTAACACATGAGATGGAGGGACATACTTTACTTATCACATGTCATACTCAAGACACACTTAATGAAGTTTGTACTGATATTATCCATCTTTATCATCAAAAACTCGATTACTACTCAGGCAATTACGATACATTCCTTAAAGTACGTGCTGAACGCGATGTTCAGCTCGCTAAGAAAGCCCGTCAACAAGAAAAGGATATGGCTAAACTTCAGAACAAATTGAACATGACCGGTAGTGAGCAACAAAAGAAGGCTAAGGCGAAGGTAAAGGCCATGAACAAAAAGTTAGAAAAGGATAAACAATCTGGCAAAGTTTTGGATGAAGAAATCATTCAAGAAAAGCAACTGGTGATACGGTTTGAAGATTGCGGTGGGGGTATACCTTCCCCTGCTATCAAATTCCAAGACGTTTCCTTCAATTATCCAGGTGGTCCAACGATTTTCTCTAAACTAAATTTTGGCCTGGATTTGAAATCAAGAGTTGCCTTGGTAGGTCCCAATGGTGCTGGAAAGACTAcgttaattaaattaatctTGGAAAAGGTTCAACCAAGTACTGGTAGCGTTGTACGCCATCATGGTTTGCGTTTAGCCCTTTTCAACCAACACATGGGTGATCAACTTGATATGCGACTTTCTGCAGTCGAATGGTTGCGTACAAAATTTGGCAATAAACCTGAAGGAGAGATGCGCAGAATCGTTGGTCGTTACGGATTAACGGGCAAAAGCCAAGTCATTCCTATGGGTCAATTATCTGATGGACAACGTCGTCGCGtactttttgcttttcttgGAATGACACAACCCCATATCTTATTGCTCGACGAACCTACTAATGCCCTGGACATTGACACTATCGATGCCCTTGCTGATGCTCTGAACAACTTCGATGGTGGTGTCGTTTTCATTACTCACGACTTCCGTTTAATTGATCAAGTTGCTGAGGAAATCTGGATAGTACAAAACGGTACAGTGAAAGAATTTGATGGAGAAATTCGTGATTATAAAATGATGCTGAAACAACAAATTGCTAAggaaagagaagaagagCGTCGAATTGAATTggagaagcaaaaaaaatag
- the gbs1 gene encoding glucosidase II beta subunit Gbs1 yields the protein MKFSQWYTLTAPLLISSLYTVNAANDLRGVASDKSDLYKPDAKGNWKCLGSDKLISFNQVNDDYCDCPDGSDEPGTSACHNGKFFCKNTGYISSYIPSNRVDDTVCDCCDGSDESLIKCPNTCAQKAREYLATLEEHNRLVKNGLKIREQWALESAKKTDEVKARYKEISDSLVAVSAEKTQLSEKVEKMKRSTDLGAEAVLPLDFQDLRVALLSLVDERNEMQERLDILTNLLDELTLLYETDKFDETMKEAILSFEDLKEQEIRRKVSSDDVHNYLESCNNHLSMLTGPSEDITFSSLIKDIKKILNSLVWNIKLSLINFGILSPSASSTPLTDSESYRRFEAAQRDLDAAEENEKSLEKEHTKLMHELEYHHGWDLYRAIKGMETKREIGGYTYKVVFYENVFQDSILLGNFASQEGNVLKYENGQSCWNGPHRSAIVTVECGVENEIVSVLEAQKCEYLIKMKSPAACSPDQLKQSLLNTQNSANENAVNGMEDKESSVDEL from the exons ATGAAGTTCAGTCAATGGTACACGTTGACTGCACCTTTGTTGATCAGTTCATTGTATACAGTAAATGCTGCAAATGACCTCCGTGGTGTAGCAAGTGATA AATCGGACTTGTACAAGCCAGATGCCAAAGGAAACTGGAAATGCTTGGGAAGTGATAAGTTAATATCATTTAATCAAGTCAATG ACGATTATTGTGATTGCCCTGACGGGTCAGATGAACCAG GTACATCTGCTTGTCACAatggtaaatttttttgtaaaaatacaGGATACATCAGTTCATATATCCCATCAAATCGTGTTGACGATACCGTGTGTGATTGCTGTGACGGTTCTGATGAAAGTCTTATTAAATGCCCTAATACTTGTGCCCAAAAGGCTCGAGAATACTTGGCAACATTAGAAGAGCATAATAGActtgtaaaaaatggaCTAAAAATTCGCGAACAATGGGCTTTAGAAAGcgcaaaaaaaacagacGAAGTAAAGGCTCGATACAAAGAAATTAGCGATAGTTTAGTTGCCGTTTCCGCTGAGAAAACCCAATTATCTGAGAAGGTGGAGAAGATGAAGCGTTCAACGGATTTAGGTGCTGAAGCCGTGTTGCCCTTAGATTTTCAAGATTTGAGGGTAGCGCTACTTTCACTTGTCGATGAGCGTAATGAAATGCAAGAAAGACTTGATATTTTGACTAATCTTCTCGATGAACTAACACTTCTATATGAAACGGATaaatttgatgaaactatgaaagaagcaatactttcttttgaagatCTTAAAGAGCAAGAAATCAGAAGAAAGGTGAGCTCCGATGATGTTCATAACTATCTCGAGTCATGTAACAACCACCTTTCAATGCTAACAGGGCCTTCTGAAG atattactttttcttctttgatCAAGGacatcaaaaaaattttaaattcactCGTTTGGAACATCAAACTCTCACTTATCAATTTTGGAATATTAAGTCCATCTGCCTCCTCAACTCCTTTGACTGACAGTGAATCAT ATCGCCGTTTTGAAGCAGCTCAACGTGACCTAGATGCTGCtgaagaaaacgaaaagaGTCTTGAAAAGGAACACACAAAACTTATGCATGAATTGGAATACCACCATGGGTGGGATTTGTACAGAGCTATCAAGGGAATGGAAACAAAACGTGAAATTGGTGGCTATACATACAAGGTGGTGTTTTACgaaaatgtttttcaaGATTCCATTCTATTAGG AAATTTTGCCTCGCAGGAAGGAAATGTTCTAAAGTATGAAAATGGTCAAAGTTGCTGGAATGGTCCTCATAGATCTGCCATTGTTACTGTTGAATGTGGAGTAGAAAATGAGATTGTTAGTGTACTGGAGGCTCAGAAATGTGAGTATTTAATCAAAATGAAGAGCCCTGCTGCGTGCTCCCCTGATCAACTCAAGCAGTCTTTACTCAACACCCAAAACAGCGCAAACGAAAATGCTGTTAATGGAATGGAAGACAAGGAATCATCTGTCGATGAgttataa
- the psy1 gene encoding plasma membrane SNARE Psy1 has translation MNKANDYTLGVEMIPLSMGEFFEEIDHIRDAIRQIEDNVGRIEMLHQQSLQEIDEANIAATTRHLEGYTSDTRRLQTSVQLAIRSLESQNMQLPPDNDTATRKTQTEAVKKKFMDQIRHFLQIEKTYRAQYEQRMRRQLEIANPRATEDDFQTAINEENGGQVFAQALLRSNRSGEARTALREVQERHADIKRIERTIAELAQLFQDMATMVQEQEPMVDKIVTDAVNVRTNMGEGTQHMDRAIKSARAARKKKWICFGICVVIICVIVAVLCGVLIPVLGNRH, from the coding sequence atgaataaagCAAACGATTATACACTAGGAGTGGAGATGATCCCTCTTAGTATGGGAGAGTTTTTTGAAGAGATCGATCATATTCGCGATGCCATTCGTCAAATCGAAGATAATGTCGGTCGAATTGAGATGTTGCATCAACAATCGCTGCAAGAAATTGACGAAGCAAATATTGCAGCTACGACTCGCCATTTAGAAGGTTACACATCAGATACTCGACGTCTCCAAACTAGCGTTCAGTTGGCCATCCGGTCATTAGAGTCTCAAAATATGCAGCTGCCACCCGATAATGACACAGCCACCAGAAAAACACAGACCGAAGctgtaaaaaagaaatttatgGACCAAATTCGTCactttttacaaatagAAAAGACATATCGTGCTCAATATGAACAACGTATGCGTCGGCAGCTTGAAATTGCCAACCCCAGGGCTACTGAAGATGATTTTCAAACCGCtataaatgaagaaaatggtGGACAAGTATTTGCTCAGGCTTTGCTTCGATCAAATCGGTCTGGTGAAGCTCGCACTGCATTACGGGAAGTCCAGGAGCGTCATGCCgatattaaaagaattgaaagaaCCATTGCTGAACTTGCACAGCTTTTCCAGGATATGGCTACTATGGTACAGGAGCAAGAACCAATGGTGGATAAAATTGTAACGGATGCTGTTAACGTTCGCACGAATATGGGTGAAGGAACTCAGCATATGGATAGAGCTATCAAGAGCGCTAGAGCAGCTCGTAAGAAAAAGTGGATTTGCTTTGGTATTTGTGTTGTTATCATTTGTGTAATCGTTGCTGTTTTATGTGGTGTTTTGATTCCTGTTCTTGGCAATAGACATTGA
- the naa40 gene encoding putative histone N-acetyltransferase Naa40, with protein sequence MKTQEIKNVTLEDVDFLKNLGVWVEIYHHLEKGLLQQCFNLVKKNMEALYRQSSFGWDDSEKLKEMEMEKLEYICIFEKTSKKLVGFLSFEDTVEAGLTCLYIYEIQLDEHIRGRNVGKWLLKNASILAYRRNLKYIFLTVFSANLNALNFYHHFDFVPHESSPQEKKFRSGKVIHPDYYILYTKSRKDW encoded by the coding sequence ATGAAGACCCAGGAAATCAAGAATGTTACACTCGAAGacgttgattttttaaaaaacttagGGGTTTGGGTGGAGATATATCATCATCTAGAAAAAGGACTTCTTCAGCAATGTTTCAATTTggtaaaaaagaacatgGAAGCACTATATCGACAAAGCTCCTTCGGATGGGATGATTCAGAGAAATTGAAGGAAATGGAGATGGAAAAATTAGAGtatatttgtatttttgaaaaaaccTCGAAAAAATTGGTAGGATTTCTGAGTTTTGAAGACACTGTGGAAGCAGGTCTGACTTGTTTATACATATATGAGATACAGCTAGATGAGCATATACGAGGGAGGAACGTTGGGAAATggttattaaaaaatgcaagtATACTTGCATATCGACGAAAcctaaaatatattttcctGACAGTATTTAGCGCCAATTTAAACGCCTTGAATTTCTATCAtcattttgattttgtacCTCATGAGTCATCTCCCcaagagaaaaaatttagatcAGGAAAAGTAATTCATCCGGACTATTATATACTTTATACGAAGTCCAGAAAGGATTGGTAA
- the pwi1 gene encoding splicing coactivator Pwi1, producing the protein MSGFYKGVAAEQETLFTTADKKLMRSTKFPASYDTKVDMKKVNIEVLKPWIATRLNELIGFEDEVVINFVYGMLEEAVEASKTSDSQNESTLDPRKVQLNLTGFLESNATAFTEELWSLIISASQNQYGIPEKFILEKKEEISKLKDRTEASKEESKTVTDHSNRRESRRESTYYDSRERNGKRTSRSTLDRKRFHDASDTERNRYGRSPSPHSRFSEKPRGERYDIRSYSRSHKERYEDRYRPTRRRERHYRTRDDEGFDEFGRSRDGRWRESRTSYREKHRYDRDALSSESDSGTQKHD; encoded by the exons ATGAGTGGGTTTTATAAG GGTGTTGCCGCCGAGCAGGAAACCCTATTTACGACTGCAGACAAGAAGTTGATGCGAAGTACAAAGTTTCCTGCTAGTTATGATACTAAG gTTGACATGAAAAAAGTGAATATTGAAGTCCTTAAACCTTGGATTGCGACTCGATTGAACGAACTAATTGGGTTTGAGGACGAGGTTGTTATAAATTTTGTGTACGGCATGCTGGAAGAAGCAGTCGAAGCCTCAAAAACAAGTGATTCCCAAAATGAATCAACACTTGATCCTAGAAAGGttcaattgaatttaaCGGGATTTTTGGAAAGCAATGCCACGGCCTTCACCGAAGAGCTTTGGTCGTTAATTATCTCTGCCTCGCAAAACCAGTATGGAATTCCggaaaaatttattttggagaaaaaggaagaaataTCAAAACTAAAA GATCGAACTGAGgcttcaaaagaagaatcGAAGACTGTGACTGATCATTCAAATCGTAGAGAATCAAGGCGCGAGTCAACTTATTATGACTCaagagaaagaaatggGAAAAGAACATCACGGTCTACTTTAGACCGTAAAAGGTTTCATGATGCAAGTGACACTGAACGTAACAGATATGGTCGAAGCCCGTCGCCTCATTCTCGGTTCTCAGAAAAGCCAAGAGGTGAGAGGTACGATATTCGCTCTTATTCACGCTCTCATAAAGAAAGGTATGAAGATCGATATAGACCAACTCGACGTCGGGAACGACATTATAGAACACGAGATGATGAAGGATTTGATGAGTTCGGAAGATCTCGAGATGGAAGATGGAGGGAATCTCGAACTAGTTACAGAGAAAAGCACCGATATGACCGGGATGCACTCTCCTCTGAAAGCGACTCAGGAACGCAGAAACAtgattaa
- the rps1802 gene encoding 40S ribosomal protein uS13 has product MSLVVPDNFQHILRLLNTNVDGKVKVMFAMTQIKGVGRRYANIVCKKADIDMSKRAGELTTEELERIVTIIQNPSQFKIPSWFLNRQKDINDGKSFQLLANNVDSKLREDLERLKKIQTHRGLRHALDLRVRGQHTKTTGRRGKTVGVSKKK; this is encoded by the exons ATGTCTCTGGTTGTTCCCGACAAT TTCCAACACATTCTCCGTCTCCTCAACACCAACGTTGATGGCAAGGTCAAGGTCATGTTCGCCATGACCCAAATCAAGGGTGTTGGTCGTCGTTACGCTAACATTGTTTGCAAGAAGGCCGATATTGACATGTCGAAGCGCGCTGGTGAGCTTACCACTGAAGAATTGGAGCGTATTGTTACCATTATTCAAAACCCTTCTCAATTCAAGATTCCTTCCTGGTTCCTTAACCGTCAAAAGGATATAAACGATGGCAAGTCCTTCCAATTGCTTGCCAACAACGTTGACAGCAAGCTTCGTGAGGATCTTGAGCGTCTCAAGAAGATTCAAACTCACCGTGGTCTTCGTCACGCTCTTGACCTCCGTGTTCGTGGTCAGCACACTAAGACTACTGGACGTCGCGGTAAGACCGTCGGTGTCTCCAAGAAGAAGTAA